From Pseudomonas sp. G2-4:
GGGGCGAATCCTGCAACGTGGCGCCGGCGGTTTCCGGCATGAACTCGCTCTCGGCGCTTTTGCTGAAACTGCCGAAGTAGCTTCGAACGGCGGATTCCGGTGTTTGGGTAGACATGGGGCGATACCCGTCGGTTAAGTGAAATGGAGCTAGGTGCGGCTTTTTAGAAGAGAACTGAGTGCTGCTTTTGAGAAGAGAGCCAGGTGCTGCTTTTTGTGGCGAGGGAGCTTGCTCCCGCTCGGCGGCGAAGCCGTCGTAAAACCTGCCGACGCGGTCTGCCTGACGCTGCGAGGTGAATGGCTTTGGGGCTGCTTCGCAGCCCAGCGGGAGCAAGCTCCCTCGCCACAAAAAGCAGCACCCAGCACAGGTGTCGGATGAGCATTCAAACCGCCGCAGCCCCCACCCGTCCTTTACGCAACGCATCGATGACCGCGTCCTTCGGCCCATCGGCCACAATCCGTCCGTTGTCCAGCACCACCAACCGGTCCACCAGGCTGAGCATCGAGGTGCGGTGGGTCACCAGCAGCACCGTCTTGCCCTGGACATGGGTGTGGAGTTTCTGCCGCAGGACGTCTTCACTGCTGTTGTCCATGGCACTGGTGGGCTCGTCCAGCAGCAGGATCGGTGGGTCGAGCAACAAGGCCCGCGCCAGCAGCACGGCTTGGCGCTGACCACCGGAGAGCAACTGGCCGCGCTCGCCCACCGGGCGGTCGAAACCTTGGGGATGCTGGCGGGCCAGTTCGGTGACCCCGGTCAACTCGGCCACTTCCAGCATGCGCGCGTCGCTGATGTAGCGGGCGCCGAGGGTGAGGTTGTCCCGCAGGCTGCCGGCCAGCAACGGCAGGTCGTGGGCGACGTAGCCGATCTGTTGGCGCAGGTCGGCGACGTCCAGTTGGCGCAGGTCCAGGCCGTCGAGCAGCAACTGGCCTTCCTCCGGCGCATAGAAGCCCATCACCAGCCGCGCCAGGGTACTTTTGCCCGAGCCACTGCGACCGATAATGCCTACCCGCTCACCAGGCTTGAGGCTGAAGCTGATGTTGTCCAGCGCCGCAGCGTTCTGCCCGTTGTAGTGGAACGTCACGCCGTTGACGTCCAGCGCGCCCTGCAACTGGGTGCGATCCAACGGCCGCTGCTTGGCATCGCGCTCCTGGGGCAACGCCATCAAGGCATCGGTGCTGCGCATGGTGAGCTGGGCTTGCTGGTAGCGGGTGATCAGCCCGGCGATCTGCCCCAGCGGAGCGAGCACTCGGCTGCCGAGCATGTAGGTCGCCACCAGCGCACCGACGCTGAGGTTGCCGGCGATGATGCTGTAGACCCCGGCGACGATGGTCGCCATGCCAGCCAGTTGTTGCAGGAACAACGTGCCATTGGTCGCCAATGCGGAGAGGTTGCGTGCGTGGCTGTCCAGGCGGGTGAGGGCGCCGTGGGTGCTTTCCCACTGATGCTGGCGCTCGCTTTCGGCGCTGCAGGCCTTGAGGGTTTCCAGGCCACCGAGGGTTTCAATCAACAAAGCTTGGCGCTGGGCGCCGAGGGCCAGGCTTTTTTGCACGGTGTCGCGCAGGCGTGCCTGTATGATCATCGCGAAGGCAATGGTGAGCGGAAAAGCTATCACCGGAATCACCACCAGCCAGCCGCCCAGCAGGCCGATCACCACCAGCATCAGCACGGCGAAGGGCAGGTCGATCAGGCTGGTGAGGGTCACAGCGGTGAGGAATTCCCGCAGGCCCTGGAAGTCGTGGATGCTCTGGGCAAATCCGCCGATGGTCACCGGTTTGGCCTTCATCGCCATGCCGGTGATGCGCTCGAACAGCGTGGCGGAAAGAATGATGTCGGTTTTCCTGCCGGCGGTGTCCAGCAGATGGGCGCGCACCACCCGCAGTACCAGTTCGAAGCCGGTGCCGATCAACAGCCCCACGGCCAACACCCACAGCGTAGAGGTGGCTTGATTCGGCACCACGCGGTCGTAGGTCTGCATGACGAACAACGGCACCATCAGCCCCAGCAGGTTGATCAGGAAACTCGCCAGGATCGCGTCGCTGTACAGCCAGCGCGACAGTTTCAAGGTGTCGCGAAACCACGCCTCGACCCGCGGTATCAGAGGCGAGCGCAGGTCTTCGAGTTCATGGCGCGGCCGGGCGAACAACGCCTGGCCGCTATAGTCGGCGGTCAGCTCCTCGCGACTGACCCATTGCTCGCCGCCATCGGCTTCGCTCGGCAGGATCAGCGCCTTGCCGTCCTCGCCCCAGCGCCGCAACACTGCGCACCGGCCACCGGCCAGAATCAGCATCACCGGCAAGTTGAGCGGCGAGATGTCGCCCAGGTCGCGGCGCAGCAACCGCGCCTGCAAACCGGCCCGGGCCGCTGCACGAGGCAGCAGCTCCAGGCTCAGGCGTTGGTGCGCCATAGGAAGCCCGGCGCTGAGGCTGGCGCGGCTGACTGTCGCGCCATGGAGTTTGCAGAGGATCAATAGACCGTCGAGCAAAGGATCGTCGAAGTTCAGGCGCGGATCGGCGCCAAGGGTTGCGGGTTCCATGCTGGTCACATTGATCGTTCCCATTTTTTTTGGGGGGGCTACTTCAGTTCGGGCAGCCGTGCGTCGCTTTTGACTTCGGTCTGGGCGACCGCGTCGGCCGGCAGCACTATCCGTTGTTTACTCAGGAGCTGACCCATGTTCGCCAGCACCCGGTACATCGAGTACTCCTCGGTGTACCGCACCTCGGTGTAGCGACGGTTGGCGTTGTACAGCTCGTTTTCGCTGTCGAGCACATCGAGCAAGGTCCGCTGGCCGAGCCCGAACTGATCCTGATACGCGGCGCGCACGCGAGAGGTGGTGTCGGCATATTCGCGGGCGGTGGGCGTCTGTTTGCGGGCGTTGGTCATCGCGTTCCAGGCCAGGCGCGTGTCTTCATTGAGCTGGCGCAGGGCGTTGTTGCGAATGTCCATGGCCTGGTTGATCTGGTGGGCATTGGACGCCAGCCGGGCTTTGTCGCTGCCGCCGCGGAACAGGTTGTAGTTCATCACCACACCGACACGCCAGTTGTTGTCGTGACCTTCTTCTCCGCCGATGTTGTTGTTGGCGCCCACGGCCGCCTCGGCATCGAAGCGTGGGTAAAACGGCGACTTGGCCACTTCGTACTGGCTTTCGGCGGACTGTATGTCGGCTTGGGCCGACTTCAGGTACGGGTTGTTATCCACCATGCTTTGCTGGGCTGCGCGCAGGTCGGTCGGCATTTCGCCTTTGGTCGAGGGCGGCGCTTCCAGCTCATCGGGCATGCGCCCGACCACGCTGTAGAAGTTCGCCTCGGCATCGGCCAGATCGACCTGGGCGGTATCGTAGTTGTTTTCCGCCAGGGCCCGACGGGCATTGGACTGATCGGAGTCGGCCGTACTGCCGACCCCGCGCTCGGTGCGCAGGCCGATCTGGTCGTTGACCCGCAGGTGCGCTTGCAGGTTGTTCTTGGCCAGGGTCACCAACTCGCGCCGCTTGAGCACTTCCAGGTAGACCTCGATGGTGCGCAGGGCCAGGTCCTGAGCGGTGCCCTGGGCGTAATAGGCCCGGGAGTTGACCACGCCTTTGGTGCGTTCCACTTCGTTGGCGGTGTTGAACCCGTCGAAGATCATCTGCCGCAGGCGCAGCTCCGATTGGGTGTAGGTGAGGATATTGGTGTGGTGGTTGCCCAAGGCCCGTGTGTTGGTGTTGTCGCTGTAGCCACGACCGTAACCGGCATTCAAATCCACCGATGGGAAAAAGCCCCCTCTGGCGACTTTGACGTCCTCATTGGCCGACAGACGGCTGTCTACCCGTTGTGCCAGCTCCGGGTGAGTCGCAATGGTGCTCTGGATAGCTTCGGTCAAGGACATGGCCTGCGCCTGAGAAGAACAGGCCATGGCCAGCAAGACCGCGCTGCAGAGGGGGGTTAGAACGCGCATGGGGTACATCTCCTGAGGTCTGTAGTATTTCGATGTCGCCATAAAATTGACGTATTAAAGATCAAAACCGTTTCAAGCTTGTAACAACACAGCTAAGAACATTCTGCGCAGAACCTAAGAAGGATTTTTCATAAGGCTTATTCCAAAAAAAACTTATGTGCTTGGAAAAAACCGGCACATTGTTCAACGGGAAAGCCTTTGGATACGCGGCTTCTGACGGTTTTAAGGCGTCAATAAAAGTTCCATTCAAATTTTGAAACGTATGTGAAGAAGTGCTGAACGGACAGGATGAGAGGCGATTCGGGGTGACGGTTTTTTGTCATTGCGGCGAATGGCTAGCACCTCTCACTGACACGAAAGCTGGCAGATTTTCCAGATTTTCGGGTTGCCGACCTGAGTACGAATTCTTCACCCAGACAGGTGCCGACTGCGGTTGGCAACGGAGGAAATGCACATGGCAGCGCTCATCGGTACCGTCAGCAAGGTGGTAGGGCAGGTTTTCGCAGAAGCGGCCGGTGGTCTGCGGCGACCTCTGGTGGAAGGTGATCGGCTCTATGCCGGCGAACACCTGATCACCGGGGCCGAGGGCGCGGTAGCGGTGCATTTGCAGAACGGTCAGGAGTTGACCCTGGGTCGCGGAAGCAACCTGACCCTGACCCCGCAGCTGCTCGCCAACCATGCGCCTCATGTCGACACACCTGAAGCGGTGACACCGAGTGACGCGCAACTGACCGATGTGCAAAAACTGCAACAAGCCATCGCCGCCGGTGCCGACCCGACCCAGACCGGCGAAGCCACGGCTGCGGGCCCCGAGGGCGGCAACCCCGGCGGGGTGGGTGGCGGACACAACTTCGTGTTGCTGGAAGAAGTCGGCGGGGAAGTCGATCCGCAGATTGGTTTCCCCACGGCGGGGTTCAATGGGATTCCTGAGTTTCCACCTCTAGAGCTGGCGGGTGATCCGGATAACAACGGCGACGATGGCGCGGTACCGCCCGAAACACCGGACAACCCCGTGACGCTCGATGGGGTCGATGTGGAGGGGGGCGAACTGACCACCCACGAGGCCAGCCTGGCCGACGGCACCACCAGCAATCCGTCGGCGCTGGTGCAAAGTGGCACCTTCACGGTTTCTGCCCCCGATGGGCTGAGCAGCCTGAGCATCGGCGGCATCAGCGTGATCGCTGGCGGCGTGCCCGCAGGCTTTCCTCAAACCATTACCTCGGCGCTGGGCAACACGTTGACCATCACCGGCTACAACCCGGCCACCGGTGTGGTCAGCTACAGCTACACCCTGACGGACAATGAAACGCACCCTGCCGGCGGTGGGGCTAACAACATCACTGAACAGTTCCCGGTCGTGGCCGTCGACACCGATGGCGACACCGCCACGGGTACCCTGGACGTCAACATCACCGACGACGTGCCCCAGGCAATCGACGACAGTCACGCCAGCACGGCATCGGAAACCCTCGTCACGCTCACCGGCAACGTATTGCCCAACGATCATCAAGGCGCGGACCGTATTCCTGTCGGGCCCGACAGCGGGCCGATCATTGGCGGGACTTTCACCGGCACCTACGGCACCCTGGTGCTCAACCCCAACGGCACGTACACCTACACCCTGAACACCAGCGATCCACAATTTGTCGCGTTGCACGGCGGAGGAAGCGGCACCGAAACGTTCACCTACACCCTCACCGATGCCGACGGCGATACCAGCACCGCGAACCTGGTGCTGCAGGTCCACAACAACGACGATCCGGTAATCATCGACGGCCTCGACACCGAGGGCGGTGAGCTGTCATTGCAGGAGAAAAACCTCAGCGACGGCAGCAGCCCGGACGCACCGGCCCTGACCCAAAGCGGCACCTTTACCGTCACTGCGCTGGACGGTGTGCAGACCTTGAGCGTCGGCGGCATCAACGTGGTCAGCGGTGGCGTGGCGGCCGGTTTCCCTCAATCGATTACCACTGCACTCGGCAACACGTTGACCATCACCGGCTTCAACGCCGCGACTGGCGTGGTGAGCTACAGCTACACGCTGCTGGACAACGAAGCTCATCCGAATGCCAGCGGCGCCAACAGCCTGAGCGAACAGTTCGCCGTCGTCGTGACCGATGACAACGGCACCACCGCCAACGGCAACCTGGACGTGAACATCGTCGACGACTTGCCGAACGCCGTGGACGACAGCAACGCCGGTACCGCGTCGGAAACCAACCTCACCCTGACCGGCAGCGTGCTGACCAACGACACCCAAGGTGCGGACCAAGTCGCTTCAGGTCCCATCACCCCCGGCACGTTCACTGGCACTTACGGCACCCTGGTCCTCAACGCCGACGGCTCCTACACCTACACCCTCAACACCGCCGACGCCGACTTCAAAGGCCTGCACGGCGGTGGCAACGGCAGCGAAACGTTCACCTACACTCTGACCGATGCCGACGGCGACACCAGCACCGCAAACCTGGTGCTGCAGGTCCACAACAACGACGATCCAGTGATCATCGACGGCCTCGACACCGAGGGCGGTGAGCTGTCATTGCAGGAGAAAAACCTCAGCGACGGCAGCAGCCCGGACGCACCGGCCCTGACCCAAAGCGGCACCTTTACCGTGACTGCGCTGGACGGTGTGCAAACCCTGAGCGTCGGCGGTATCAACGTTGTCAGCGGTGGCGTGGCGGCCGGTTTCCCTCAATCGATTACCACTGCACTCGGCAACACGTTGACCATCACCGGCTTCAACGCCGCGACTGGCGTGGTGAGCTACAGCTACACGCTGCTGGACAACGAAGCTCATCCGAATGCCAGCGGTGCCAACAGCCTGAGCGAACAATTTGCCGTCGTCGTGACCGATGACAACGGCACCACCGCCAACGGCAACCTGGACGTGAACATCGTCGATGACTTGCCGAACGCCGTGGACGACAGCAACGCCGGTACCGCGTCGGAAACCAACCTGACCCTGACCGGCAGCGTGCTGACCAACGACACCCAAGGTGCGGACCAAGTCGCTTCAGGCCCCATCACCCCCGGCACGTTCACCGGCACCTACGGCACCTTGGTGCTCAACGCCGACGGCTCCTACACCTACACCCTCAACACCGCCGACGCCGACTTCAAAGGCCTGCACGGCGGTGGCAACGGCAGCGAAACCTTCACCTACACCCTCACCGATGCCGACGGCGATACCAGCACCGCGAACCTGGTGCTGCAGGTCCACAACAACGACGATCCAGTGATCATCGACGGCCTCGACACTGAAGGTGGAGAGCTGACGCTCCAGGAGAAAAACCTCAGCGACGGCACCAGCCCGGACGCACCGGCCCTGACCCAAAGCGGCACCTTTACCGTGACTGCGTTGGACGGTGTACAGACCCTGAGCGTTGGCGGTATCAACGTGGTCAGCGGTGGCGTGGCGGCCGGTTTCCCTCAATCGATTACCACTGCACTCGGCAACACGTTGACCATCACCGGCTTCAACGCCGCGACTGGCGTGGTGAGCTACAGCTACACGCTGCTG
This genomic window contains:
- a CDS encoding type I secretion system permease/ATPase; protein product: MTSMEPATLGADPRLNFDDPLLDGLLILCKLHGATVSRASLSAGLPMAHQRLSLELLPRAAARAGLQARLLRRDLGDISPLNLPVMLILAGGRCAVLRRWGEDGKALILPSEADGGEQWVSREELTADYSGQALFARPRHELEDLRSPLIPRVEAWFRDTLKLSRWLYSDAILASFLINLLGLMVPLFVMQTYDRVVPNQATSTLWVLAVGLLIGTGFELVLRVVRAHLLDTAGRKTDIILSATLFERITGMAMKAKPVTIGGFAQSIHDFQGLREFLTAVTLTSLIDLPFAVLMLVVIGLLGGWLVVIPVIAFPLTIAFAMIIQARLRDTVQKSLALGAQRQALLIETLGGLETLKACSAESERQHQWESTHGALTRLDSHARNLSALATNGTLFLQQLAGMATIVAGVYSIIAGNLSVGALVATYMLGSRVLAPLGQIAGLITRYQQAQLTMRSTDALMALPQERDAKQRPLDRTQLQGALDVNGVTFHYNGQNAAALDNISFSLKPGERVGIIGRSGSGKSTLARLVMGFYAPEEGQLLLDGLDLRQLDVADLRQQIGYVAHDLPLLAGSLRDNLTLGARYISDARMLEVAELTGVTELARQHPQGFDRPVGERGQLLSGGQRQAVLLARALLLDPPILLLDEPTSAMDNSSEDVLRQKLHTHVQGKTVLLVTHRTSMLSLVDRLVVLDNGRIVADGPKDAVIDALRKGRVGAAAV
- a CDS encoding TolC family outer membrane protein, whose amino-acid sequence is MRVLTPLCSAVLLAMACSSQAQAMSLTEAIQSTIATHPELAQRVDSRLSANEDVKVARGGFFPSVDLNAGYGRGYSDNTNTRALGNHHTNILTYTQSELRLRQMIFDGFNTANEVERTKGVVNSRAYYAQGTAQDLALRTIEVYLEVLKRRELVTLAKNNLQAHLRVNDQIGLRTERGVGSTADSDQSNARRALAENNYDTAQVDLADAEANFYSVVGRMPDELEAPPSTKGEMPTDLRAAQQSMVDNNPYLKSAQADIQSAESQYEVAKSPFYPRFDAEAAVGANNNIGGEEGHDNNWRVGVVMNYNLFRGGSDKARLASNAHQINQAMDIRNNALRQLNEDTRLAWNAMTNARKQTPTAREYADTTSRVRAAYQDQFGLGQRTLLDVLDSENELYNANRRYTEVRYTEEYSMYRVLANMGQLLSKQRIVLPADAVAQTEVKSDARLPELK